In one window of Haloterrigena salifodinae DNA:
- a CDS encoding group I truncated hemoglobin, which produces MSETLYERLGGQDAIGAVVDQFYERVVEDEQVAHYFEDVDMQKQRAHQTQFISAVAGGPVDYSGENMEAAHDDLGITRPDFYVIVEHLDATLREFDVGPDDREAVLDAIAEYEGDIVTATA; this is translated from the coding sequence ATGAGCGAAACTCTGTACGAACGACTCGGCGGACAGGACGCGATCGGTGCGGTCGTCGACCAGTTCTACGAACGCGTAGTGGAGGACGAACAGGTTGCCCACTACTTCGAGGACGTCGACATGCAGAAACAGCGGGCCCACCAGACCCAGTTCATCAGCGCGGTCGCGGGCGGCCCCGTCGACTACTCGGGCGAGAACATGGAGGCCGCACACGACGACCTCGGGATCACGAGACCCGACTTCTACGTCATCGTCGAGCACCTCGACGCGACGCTCCGGGAGTTCGACGTCGGCCCCGACGACCGCGAGGCCGTCCTGGACGCGATCGCCGAGTACGAAGGTGACATCGTCACGGCGACGGCCTGA
- the pheA gene encoding prephenate dehydratase: MVAVTLGPEGTYSHRAATAVADGDEIDFRQSVTSIVDAVAGVEYDRGVIPIENSIEGSVTESLDALAEYDVAVVREIVTPIRHALLAQGPEFDTIASHSQALAQCRTYLEREYPDATLEAVASTAQGVEFAREDPSVAGIGHPANADDEPTLEVLAEDIQDQDSNATRFFALAPAEERSKGGGKSSLVVYPNANYPGLLLELLEPFADRDINLTRVESRPSGQRLGDYVFHVDFEAGLYEARTKEAIEELEELADNGWVRRLGSYDTEHVVE, encoded by the coding sequence ATGGTCGCAGTTACGCTGGGTCCCGAAGGAACCTACTCGCACCGGGCGGCGACGGCGGTCGCGGACGGCGACGAGATCGACTTCCGACAGTCGGTGACGTCCATCGTCGACGCCGTCGCCGGCGTCGAGTACGATCGCGGCGTGATCCCGATCGAGAACAGCATCGAGGGCTCGGTCACGGAGAGCTTGGACGCGCTCGCGGAGTACGACGTCGCCGTCGTCCGCGAGATCGTCACCCCGATCCGCCACGCGCTGCTCGCTCAGGGGCCGGAGTTCGACACCATCGCCAGCCACTCCCAGGCGCTGGCGCAGTGTCGCACCTACCTCGAGCGCGAGTATCCCGACGCCACCCTCGAGGCGGTCGCCAGTACCGCCCAGGGCGTCGAGTTCGCCCGCGAGGATCCCTCCGTCGCGGGGATCGGACATCCGGCCAACGCCGACGACGAACCGACCCTCGAGGTGCTCGCCGAGGACATTCAGGACCAGGACTCGAACGCGACTCGTTTCTTCGCGCTGGCGCCCGCCGAGGAGCGCTCGAAGGGCGGCGGCAAGAGTTCGCTCGTCGTCTACCCCAACGCGAACTACCCCGGGCTTCTGCTCGAACTCCTCGAGCCCTTCGCCGACCGGGACATTAACCTCACGCGGGTCGAGTCCCGCCCCAGCGGACAGCGACTCGGCGACTACGTGTTCCACGTCGACTTCGAGGCCGGCCTCTACGAGGCCCGGACGAAGGAGGCGATCGAGGAACTCGAGGAACTGGCCGACAACGGCTGGGTCCGTCGACTGGGCTCGTACGACACCGAACACGTCGTCGAGTAG
- a CDS encoding site-2 protease family protein, producing MNYTVLRVWGIPIRVNVSLLVFVPVLVWLIGSGEQLAAYEVVINAATPATVDAASLSAADRWLVATLAAVGLFASVTVHELGHAWVAMRYDIEVESITLWILGGLASLAEMPREWNREFWIAVAGPVASLLVGAACIGALFVVPESATVLVFAIGLLGVMNVSLVAFNMLPAFPMDGGRVLRAVLARNRSYVSATRTAARAGTLFAILFIFLGVVVTFSPVLVLVALFIYIGATSESRAVVLGDLLSGLTVTDLRSPREPVPVGATVETVFARLLAARRTDLPVADESGAIVGAITAAALRDIGPAEYETTTVGDVATTDLPRIDAETSAFDALQTLQRSRADVGFVVRDGEPIGLVSQADFAAALELRRETTAF from the coding sequence GTGAACTACACCGTCCTCCGGGTTTGGGGAATCCCGATCCGCGTGAACGTCTCGCTGCTCGTCTTCGTTCCGGTGCTCGTCTGGCTCATCGGCAGCGGCGAACAACTCGCTGCGTACGAGGTCGTCATCAACGCCGCGACGCCGGCGACGGTCGACGCGGCGAGCCTCTCCGCCGCCGACCGCTGGCTCGTCGCCACCCTCGCGGCCGTCGGACTGTTCGCGAGCGTCACTGTCCACGAACTAGGCCACGCGTGGGTCGCGATGCGCTACGATATCGAAGTCGAGTCGATCACGCTCTGGATCCTCGGCGGGCTGGCGAGCCTCGCCGAGATGCCGCGAGAGTGGAACCGCGAGTTCTGGATCGCCGTCGCCGGTCCCGTCGCGAGCCTCCTCGTCGGGGCCGCCTGCATCGGCGCGCTCTTCGTCGTCCCCGAGTCGGCGACGGTCCTCGTCTTCGCGATCGGGCTGCTCGGCGTCATGAACGTCTCACTGGTGGCGTTCAACATGCTCCCCGCGTTTCCGATGGACGGCGGGCGGGTGTTGCGAGCCGTGCTCGCGCGCAATCGGTCGTACGTCAGCGCCACCCGGACGGCCGCTCGCGCCGGAACGCTGTTCGCGATCCTGTTCATCTTCCTGGGCGTCGTCGTGACCTTCAGCCCGGTCCTCGTGCTGGTCGCGCTCTTCATCTACATTGGTGCAACTAGCGAGTCCCGCGCGGTCGTTCTCGGCGACCTCCTCTCGGGACTAACCGTGACGGACCTCCGCTCGCCCCGGGAGCCGGTCCCGGTCGGCGCGACCGTCGAAACCGTGTTCGCCCGCTTGCTCGCCGCTCGGCGAACGGATCTCCCCGTCGCCGACGAGAGCGGCGCGATCGTCGGCGCGATCACCGCAGCCGCGCTGCGCGACATCGGGCCGGCGGAGTACGAGACGACGACCGTCGGCGACGTCGCGACGACGGACCTCCCGCGCATCGACGCCGAGACGAGCGCGTTCGACGCGCTCCAGACGTTACAGCGAAGCCGGGCCGACGTCGGGTTCGTCGTGCGCGACGGCGAGCCTATCGGACTGGTCTCGCAGGCCGACTTCGCCGCGGCGCTCGAGCTCCGGCGCGAGACGACGGCGTTCTAA
- a CDS encoding helix-turn-helix domain-containing protein gives MLRASIAIPAEALALDHASSAVPGIEVEAERIAAHSTEWVMPCLWIANEEFDAVENALESDPSIDEVVASVRFDEAAFYHVEWTEDVIRRIDSYIDKEGSLLEARLSGGEWRVDFRFADREQFDAFRDQFADRDYSFRLLSLTEMTRSDHELQDLTAAQRDALVAAAERGYYRVPRETTTAELADDLGITHQAISELLRRGTENLVFATLPAERESESS, from the coding sequence ATGTTACGCGCATCCATCGCCATTCCGGCGGAAGCGCTGGCGCTCGATCACGCGTCGAGCGCCGTTCCTGGGATCGAGGTCGAGGCCGAGCGGATCGCCGCGCACAGCACGGAGTGGGTTATGCCGTGTCTCTGGATCGCCAACGAGGAGTTTGACGCCGTCGAGAACGCGTTGGAGTCGGATCCGTCGATCGACGAGGTCGTCGCGAGCGTGCGGTTCGACGAGGCGGCGTTCTATCACGTCGAGTGGACCGAGGACGTAATCCGGCGGATCGATTCGTATATTGACAAGGAGGGGTCGCTGCTCGAGGCCCGACTCTCGGGGGGCGAGTGGCGGGTCGACTTCCGCTTTGCCGACCGCGAGCAGTTCGACGCGTTCCGGGATCAGTTCGCGGACCGGGACTACTCCTTTCGGCTCCTGAGCCTGACCGAAATGACCCGCTCGGACCACGAGTTGCAGGACCTCACTGCGGCCCAACGGGACGCGCTCGTGGCCGCCGCGGAGCGCGGCTACTACCGCGTCCCGCGGGAGACGACGACGGCCGAACTCGCGGACGATCTCGGCATCACCCACCAGGCGATCTCGGAACTCCTCCGGCGGGGGACCGAAAACCTCGTCTTCGCGACGCTGCCGGCGGAGCGGGAGTCCGAGTCGTCGTAG
- a CDS encoding DUF7344 domain-containing protein: MTNETISQDVAFRLLSHVYRRALLECLDRHDAPVSLADAAADVARACNEKPAPDVSDREIEQIYLSLHHSHVPRLADREAVSYDRDQKVVTLTERGERIITVHDRVSVDEPLEVTDAGR; this comes from the coding sequence ATGACAAATGAGACTATCTCGCAAGACGTCGCGTTCCGCCTGTTGAGCCACGTCTATCGCCGCGCGTTGCTCGAGTGTCTCGACCGACACGACGCGCCCGTCTCGCTGGCCGACGCGGCGGCGGACGTGGCGCGAGCGTGCAACGAAAAGCCAGCCCCCGACGTCTCAGACAGGGAGATCGAGCAGATCTATCTCTCCTTGCACCACTCGCACGTCCCGCGGTTGGCCGATCGCGAGGCGGTCAGCTACGACCGAGACCAGAAGGTCGTGACGCTCACCGAACGCGGGGAACGGATCATCACCGTCCACGACCGCGTGAGCGTCGACGAGCCGCTCGAGGTGACCGACGCCGGACGGTGA
- a CDS encoding CBS domain-containing protein gives MSVGELGPKNVVTAGPDTELETVAQRLASNNVGAAVVTEGEEPVGIVTDRDIALEVAQSDDVAGTPAEDVMTAGLTTLRADADAIEISRAIKEENARRFPVVDENGELTGIVTLDDLVATIGEQLDNVADTIEAQSPAYSP, from the coding sequence ATGTCAGTCGGCGAACTCGGTCCGAAGAACGTCGTAACGGCCGGTCCAGACACCGAACTCGAAACGGTCGCACAGCGGCTCGCGTCGAACAACGTCGGCGCCGCGGTCGTCACCGAGGGCGAGGAGCCGGTCGGGATCGTCACCGACCGCGACATCGCCCTCGAGGTGGCCCAAAGCGACGACGTCGCCGGGACGCCGGCGGAAGACGTGATGACGGCGGGGCTGACGACGCTGCGGGCGGACGCGGACGCGATCGAGATCTCGCGGGCGATCAAGGAGGAGAACGCGCGCCGCTTCCCGGTCGTCGACGAGAACGGCGAACTGACGGGCATCGTCACACTCGACGACCTCGTCGCGACCATCGGCGAGCAACTGGATAACGTCGCCGACACGATCGAGGCCCAGTCGCCGGCGTATAGTCCGTAA
- a CDS encoding peroxiredoxin, with product MTLDDGDDAPTVTAPTQDGKAVSLEFEEPTVLYFYPKDDTPGCTVEANQFQRERESYREAGVDVYGVSVDDVDSHASFCESEGLEFDLLADPDGEVAEAFDVDRRDSGVTARTTFFLADGEVKAVYENVDPDGHAREVLFDALDDGLVTLPE from the coding sequence ATGACGCTCGACGACGGCGACGACGCCCCGACCGTGACCGCACCGACTCAGGACGGCAAGGCGGTTTCCCTCGAATTCGAGGAGCCGACGGTGCTGTACTTCTATCCCAAGGACGACACGCCCGGCTGTACAGTCGAAGCGAACCAGTTCCAGCGCGAACGCGAGAGTTACCGAGAGGCCGGCGTGGACGTCTACGGCGTCTCGGTCGACGACGTCGACTCCCACGCCTCGTTCTGCGAGTCGGAGGGCCTCGAGTTCGACCTGCTGGCCGACCCCGACGGCGAGGTCGCCGAGGCGTTCGACGTCGACCGGCGGGACAGCGGTGTCACCGCGCGGACGACCTTTTTCCTCGCCGACGGCGAGGTGAAGGCGGTCTACGAGAACGTCGATCCTGACGGACACGCGCGCGAAGTGTTGTTCGACGCGCTCGACGACGGGCTAGTGACGTTACCCGAGTAG
- a CDS encoding Hsp20/alpha crystallin family protein — MRRNPFDDIEELLDRVSRQVEEGMGAGGLQVPGSVPVDVVDAGEEYLVTADLPGYETDDIELTLSEGTLRLEANREDESEYAEGRYLRRERTRTSANRRIRLPEPVEEESVSAGFEDGVLTVRLPKVSETDDSKRIDIE, encoded by the coding sequence ATGCGACGAAACCCGTTCGACGATATCGAAGAGTTGCTCGACCGCGTCAGCCGGCAGGTCGAGGAGGGTATGGGCGCCGGCGGGCTGCAGGTCCCGGGCTCGGTCCCGGTCGACGTCGTCGACGCCGGCGAGGAGTACCTCGTCACGGCCGATCTTCCCGGCTACGAAACCGACGACATCGAACTGACCCTCTCGGAGGGGACCCTGCGACTCGAGGCCAACCGCGAGGACGAGTCGGAGTACGCCGAGGGCCGCTACCTCCGTCGCGAACGGACGCGCACGTCGGCCAACCGCCGGATCCGCCTTCCCGAACCGGTCGAGGAGGAGTCCGTCTCGGCCGGCTTCGAGGACGGCGTGTTGACCGTCCGGCTCCCGAAGGTCTCGGAAACCGACGACTCGAAGCGGATCGATATCGAGTAA
- the leuS gene encoding leucine--tRNA ligase, which yields MSDAGYDHATVERRWQEAWDEEDAYRTPDDVEDPTYVLGMYPYPSGKLHMGHVRNYTITDAYARFRRMQGDDVLHPMGWDAFGLPAENAAKERDTNPRDWTFDCIETMTEQMESMGFGYDWEREIATCTPEYYQWNQWLFGRFLEEGLVERRDAEVNWCPHCETVLADEQVEGEAELCWRCDTPVEQRELEQWFLKITEYADELLESIDDLEGWPNSVRQMQRNWIGRQYGSEVDFDIEGHGPVTAFTTRIDTIHGATFFALAPDHQISEALAEEDEDIRRFIEEEADPDGDEPNGIATGLTATNPVTGEEIPVYVADFVLSDVGTGALMAVPGHDERDHVFAEKKGLDIVPVIAPEPEEGGEPEAPDVGEAAYTEDGVLINSGDYSGLDSETARERLTEDTEGAEEATQYQLRDWGISRQRYWGTPIPVIHCEECGPVTVPEEELPVELPEFINTTGNPLDAAEEWKQTTCPECGGPAERETDTMDTFVDSSWYFLRYVSPGLEDAPFDLERANDWMPVDQYVGGIEHAVMHLLYSRFFTKVLADHEGLEHREPFTNLLAQGMVQLEGEKMSKSKGNVVSPQRIVEEYGADTARLFMMQAAQPERDFDWSEEGVRSTNAFLARLKGMVADYVSDEPAGDDNAVASYVDSEIEATIALATDEYDDLTFNKALRETQDLVRTLRQYSDYAEPHAEIYERGLSAVVRLLAPVAPHLAEELWNELGNDGLVADAAWPTAEVDRDHVMKRRRLVENTREDIRDIVEVAGIEDPNAIDVVVAPDWKYDALEIAIESDADNLIGELMQESHIREQGDAAADYGQDLQAEREALSMTLSPEAEYAALESAAWLIEREFEAPVTVVGADEADEDVLANAEPGRPAIEIDD from the coding sequence ATGAGCGACGCGGGATACGACCACGCAACGGTCGAACGGCGCTGGCAGGAGGCGTGGGACGAGGAAGACGCCTATCGGACGCCCGACGACGTCGAGGATCCGACGTACGTGCTGGGCATGTATCCGTACCCGTCGGGCAAACTCCACATGGGCCACGTCCGAAACTACACGATTACGGACGCGTACGCCCGGTTCCGACGGATGCAGGGCGACGACGTCCTCCACCCGATGGGGTGGGACGCCTTCGGCCTCCCCGCGGAGAACGCGGCCAAAGAGCGCGATACCAACCCGCGGGACTGGACATTCGACTGCATCGAGACGATGACCGAGCAGATGGAGTCGATGGGCTTTGGCTACGACTGGGAGCGGGAGATCGCCACCTGCACGCCGGAGTACTACCAGTGGAACCAGTGGCTCTTCGGGCGGTTCCTCGAGGAGGGCTTAGTCGAGCGCCGCGACGCCGAGGTCAACTGGTGTCCCCACTGCGAGACCGTTCTGGCCGACGAGCAGGTCGAGGGCGAGGCCGAACTCTGCTGGCGCTGCGATACGCCGGTCGAACAGCGCGAACTCGAGCAGTGGTTCCTGAAGATCACCGAGTACGCGGACGAACTGCTGGAATCGATCGACGACCTCGAGGGGTGGCCCAACTCGGTCCGGCAGATGCAGCGCAACTGGATCGGCCGCCAGTACGGGTCGGAAGTCGACTTCGACATTGAAGGACACGGCCCCGTCACGGCCTTCACGACCCGCATCGACACCATCCACGGCGCGACGTTCTTCGCGCTGGCGCCCGACCACCAGATCAGCGAGGCGCTCGCCGAGGAGGATGAGGACATCCGTCGGTTCATCGAGGAGGAGGCCGACCCCGACGGCGACGAGCCGAACGGCATCGCGACCGGCCTCACGGCCACGAATCCCGTCACCGGCGAGGAGATTCCGGTCTACGTCGCGGACTTCGTCCTCTCGGACGTCGGGACGGGCGCGCTGATGGCCGTTCCGGGCCACGACGAGCGCGACCACGTCTTCGCCGAGAAGAAGGGACTAGACATCGTCCCCGTCATCGCTCCCGAACCCGAAGAGGGCGGGGAGCCCGAAGCGCCCGACGTCGGGGAGGCGGCTTACACCGAGGACGGCGTGCTGATCAACTCCGGCGACTACTCGGGGCTGGACAGCGAGACGGCTCGAGAGCGCCTGACCGAGGATACCGAGGGCGCCGAGGAGGCCACCCAGTACCAGCTGCGTGACTGGGGGATCTCCCGCCAGCGCTACTGGGGAACGCCAATTCCGGTGATCCACTGCGAGGAGTGCGGTCCGGTCACGGTTCCCGAGGAGGAGCTGCCGGTCGAACTGCCGGAGTTCATCAACACGACCGGGAATCCGTTAGACGCCGCCGAGGAGTGGAAGCAGACGACCTGTCCCGAGTGTGGCGGCCCGGCCGAACGGGAGACCGACACGATGGACACCTTCGTCGACTCCTCGTGGTACTTCCTGCGGTACGTCTCGCCGGGCCTCGAGGACGCCCCGTTCGACCTCGAGCGGGCCAACGACTGGATGCCCGTCGACCAGTACGTCGGCGGCATCGAACACGCCGTGATGCACCTGCTGTACTCGCGGTTCTTCACCAAGGTGCTGGCCGACCACGAGGGGCTCGAGCACCGCGAGCCCTTCACGAACCTGCTCGCCCAGGGAATGGTGCAACTCGAGGGCGAGAAGATGTCCAAGTCCAAGGGCAACGTCGTCTCGCCCCAGCGGATCGTCGAGGAGTACGGCGCGGACACGGCACGGCTGTTCATGATGCAGGCCGCCCAGCCCGAGCGCGACTTCGACTGGAGCGAAGAGGGCGTCCGATCGACCAACGCGTTCCTCGCGCGGCTGAAGGGGATGGTGGCGGACTACGTTTCCGACGAGCCCGCGGGCGACGATAACGCCGTCGCGAGTTACGTCGACAGCGAGATCGAGGCCACGATCGCGCTGGCGACCGACGAGTACGACGACCTGACGTTCAACAAGGCGCTGCGCGAGACGCAGGATCTGGTCCGAACGCTGCGCCAATACAGTGACTACGCGGAGCCCCACGCCGAGATCTACGAGCGCGGGCTGTCGGCGGTCGTCCGCCTGCTCGCGCCGGTCGCACCCCACCTCGCGGAGGAGCTGTGGAACGAACTGGGCAACGACGGCCTCGTCGCCGACGCCGCGTGGCCGACCGCCGAGGTCGACCGCGACCACGTCATGAAGCGCCGCCGACTGGTCGAGAACACCCGCGAGGACATCCGCGACATCGTCGAGGTCGCCGGCATCGAGGACCCGAACGCGATCGACGTCGTCGTCGCGCCCGACTGGAAGTACGACGCCCTCGAGATCGCGATCGAGAGCGACGCTGACAACCTGATCGGCGAACTCATGCAGGAGAGCCACATCCGCGAACAGGGCGACGCCGCGGCCGACTACGGCCAGGACCTGCAGGCCGAACGCGAGGCGCTGTCGATGACCCTCTCGCCCGAGGCGGAGTACGCGGCCCTCGAGTCCGCCGCCTGGCTGATCGAACGCGAGTTCGAGGCGCCGGTAACCGTCGTTGGCGCCGACGAGGCCGACGAGGACGTGCTCGCGAACGCCGAACCCGGCCGCCCGGCGATCGAAATCGACGACTGA
- a CDS encoding methyl-accepting chemotaxis protein has product MIFVTIALVTLLVSGLFFAHVSGAVGPEAEQHFSDRTDDRSDVAETWLETNAETTNGIAADATVRDGDTEAIGDRLADAQAARGDRVAEIHYLAADGEVLASSDDAATTENFFDAAGVDGETNGPTAAHQALSSDDEVLSFVASVPGEDRYVALSAPVAAFASTLESGDDYRTVVTDADGEQVVGVGELSGDVEVDDAAVLEAVGTEASGVVTATPEGTDRELAATTATIDVGESTMAVTTYGVADDVFAAQNTATAAIATLAFIFVINLGFVAIVLGGNLSLQLRRLAQKAERMGDGDLDVDLETDRIDEVGILYDSFGSMRDDLSTTLADLENERERAQEAQRRTEQRNRELEAEAERFGEVMADCADGDLQRRLEAETDHEAMVEIAESFNEMIADLETTVSQVKRISRDVARTSTEVQSSSEEISRASEEVSASVQEISDGSSTQAEDLEMATTEVKEMSATVEEVAAATSTIADQSTQVDELATAGQEAAEETTAEMHVASDQTETVAETIHELEQEAERIQEIVELIDEIAGQTNMLALNAAIESARSQSASSEDGGFQAVADEVKELAEQTQTAVDDVEAMIESIQRRATESAAQIEETEETIGSATDRVDSLADNLDRIAREIEQVASGVTQIDQATNEQSESAEELATIVQDVASVANETTSQAQQVAAASEETTATITDVSAEATRLDQRATELADTVDEFAVSEAESDSQLPAAEHGGESR; this is encoded by the coding sequence TTGATTTTCGTCACGATCGCGCTCGTGACGCTGCTCGTCTCGGGGCTCTTTTTCGCCCACGTCTCCGGAGCGGTCGGGCCGGAAGCGGAACAGCACTTCAGCGACCGAACCGACGATCGAAGCGACGTCGCGGAGACGTGGCTCGAAACGAACGCGGAGACGACGAACGGTATAGCGGCGGACGCGACCGTCCGCGACGGCGATACCGAGGCGATCGGCGACCGACTTGCCGACGCGCAGGCCGCCCGCGGCGATCGCGTCGCGGAAATTCACTACCTCGCCGCCGATGGCGAGGTGCTCGCGAGCAGTGACGACGCGGCGACGACCGAGAACTTCTTCGACGCTGCGGGCGTCGACGGCGAGACTAACGGGCCGACCGCGGCCCACCAGGCGCTCTCGAGCGACGACGAGGTGCTCTCGTTCGTCGCGAGCGTCCCGGGCGAGGATCGCTACGTCGCCCTCTCGGCGCCGGTCGCCGCCTTCGCGTCGACGCTCGAGAGCGGCGACGACTACCGGACGGTCGTCACCGACGCCGACGGCGAACAGGTCGTCGGCGTCGGCGAACTGAGCGGGGACGTCGAGGTCGACGACGCGGCCGTCCTCGAGGCCGTCGGGACCGAGGCGTCGGGCGTCGTGACGGCGACTCCCGAGGGAACCGATCGGGAACTCGCTGCGACGACGGCGACGATCGACGTCGGCGAGTCGACGATGGCGGTTACGACCTACGGCGTCGCGGACGACGTCTTCGCGGCCCAGAACACCGCGACGGCCGCCATCGCGACGCTGGCGTTCATTTTCGTCATCAACCTCGGCTTCGTCGCCATCGTCCTCGGCGGCAACCTCTCCCTGCAACTTCGCCGGCTCGCCCAGAAGGCCGAACGGATGGGCGACGGCGACCTCGACGTCGACCTCGAGACCGATCGGATCGACGAGGTCGGCATCCTCTACGACTCCTTCGGATCGATGCGCGACGACCTCAGCACCACGCTGGCCGATCTCGAGAACGAACGCGAACGCGCACAGGAGGCCCAGCGCCGCACCGAACAGCGCAACCGCGAACTCGAGGCGGAGGCCGAGCGCTTCGGCGAGGTGATGGCCGACTGCGCCGACGGCGATCTGCAGCGGCGCCTTGAGGCCGAGACCGACCACGAGGCGATGGTCGAGATCGCCGAGTCGTTCAACGAGATGATCGCCGACCTCGAGACGACGGTGTCTCAGGTCAAGCGGATCTCGCGGGACGTCGCGCGGACGAGTACGGAGGTCCAGTCCAGTTCCGAGGAGATCAGCCGGGCCAGCGAGGAGGTCAGCGCCTCGGTTCAGGAGATCTCCGACGGCTCCTCGACGCAGGCCGAGGATCTGGAGATGGCGACGACGGAAGTCAAGGAGATGTCGGCGACCGTCGAGGAGGTCGCCGCCGCGACGAGTACGATCGCCGACCAGTCGACGCAGGTCGACGAGCTCGCGACCGCCGGACAGGAGGCGGCCGAGGAGACGACGGCGGAGATGCACGTCGCCAGCGACCAGACGGAGACTGTCGCCGAGACGATCCACGAACTCGAGCAGGAGGCCGAACGGATTCAGGAGATCGTCGAGCTGATCGACGAGATCGCCGGCCAGACGAACATGCTGGCGCTGAACGCGGCGATCGAGTCGGCCCGGTCCCAGAGCGCCTCGAGCGAGGACGGCGGCTTCCAGGCCGTTGCCGACGAGGTCAAGGAACTGGCCGAGCAGACACAGACGGCAGTCGACGACGTCGAAGCCATGATCGAATCGATACAACGGCGCGCGACCGAGAGTGCGGCACAGATCGAGGAGACCGAGGAGACGATCGGGTCGGCCACCGATCGCGTCGACTCCCTCGCGGACAACTTGGACCGGATCGCCCGGGAGATCGAGCAGGTCGCGAGCGGCGTCACGCAGATCGATCAGGCGACGAACGAGCAGTCCGAATCCGCCGAGGAGCTCGCGACGATCGTTCAGGACGTCGCCAGCGTGGCCAACGAAACGACCTCGCAGGCACAGCAGGTCGCGGCGGCCTCCGAGGAGACGACGGCGACGATCACCGACGTCTCCGCCGAGGCGACGCGGCTCGACCAGCGGGCGACGGAGCTGGCCGACACCGTCGACGAGTTCGCCGTCTCGGAGGCGGAATCCGACTCACAGCTGCCGGCCGCCGAACACGGAGGTGAGAGCCGATGA
- a CDS encoding bacteriorhodopsin: MIGELEMYRFSSYVTAVATLAFLGWVAKKPAGTRRYFLPAPIVCGTLSLAYFGMSIELLRVTTASGQPLPMSRYIDYFVATTIMIAVAGKVADATRRQLATLVALTVGWIGLSLGRYFLTGTAVLAANLGTAVVLGALLYVMIWPVTKRSGETSGERVLLYGKLRNLLILLWVAYLVIGVVSRQGIGLLDAFGGIFAGAYLDVATRIGFGLLLLRGSDAMANFIDDTGSNGGSDESDGEVTFAEPSGDSDADPDIEPAD, encoded by the coding sequence ATGATTGGCGAGCTCGAGATGTACCGGTTCAGCTCCTACGTGACGGCCGTCGCGACGCTGGCGTTTCTTGGCTGGGTCGCGAAGAAACCGGCCGGGACGCGCCGGTACTTCCTGCCGGCGCCGATCGTCTGCGGGACGCTCTCGCTCGCGTACTTCGGGATGTCGATCGAACTGCTCCGGGTGACGACGGCGAGCGGCCAGCCGCTTCCGATGAGCCGCTACATCGACTACTTCGTCGCGACGACGATCATGATCGCGGTCGCGGGGAAGGTTGCGGACGCGACCCGACGCCAGTTGGCCACGCTCGTCGCCCTGACGGTCGGTTGGATCGGCCTCAGCCTCGGCCGATACTTCCTCACTGGGACGGCAGTGCTCGCCGCGAACCTGGGTACGGCCGTCGTCCTCGGAGCGCTCCTCTACGTGATGATCTGGCCGGTGACGAAACGCTCCGGCGAGACCTCCGGTGAGCGGGTGTTGCTCTACGGCAAGCTCAGAAACTTGCTCATCCTGCTCTGGGTCGCGTACCTGGTTATCGGCGTCGTCTCCCGACAGGGGATCGGCCTGCTCGACGCCTTCGGCGGCATCTTCGCGGGCGCCTATCTCGACGTCGCCACCCGGATCGGCTTCGGACTGTTGCTTCTCCGGGGCTCCGATGCGATGGCGAACTTCATCGACGATACCGGGTCGAACGGCGGCTCGGACGAGTCCGACGGCGAAGTGACGTTCGCGGAGCCGTCCGGCGACTCCGACGCCGATCCCGATATCGAACCGGCCGACTAA